The following are encoded together in the Onychostoma macrolepis isolate SWU-2019 chromosome 03, ASM1243209v1, whole genome shotgun sequence genome:
- the LOC131538149 gene encoding heavy metal-binding protein HIP-like isoform X2: MKGWLCTLLLLESFVFVVQQQVDEGLAENEISQQLSNEDRRQNPPQTDSLRDEASTDSQQYCHLSFSDIHAALRELTATVTEQKAHIRALETQLKEQQTFILEELNKKTDEISNLTESQVEELRKENRDREIAFSASLMESGGGHIGPFSTDITLTYRNVFTNIGNAYNPITGIFTAPLKGAYMFNFSIYGAGHPSTPSSASIMKNGEKVVVAHAHQAQYVVNSSNGVVLILEVGDVVYVRLWSGASIYDNEYNHSTFSGYLLFALK; encoded by the exons ATGAAGGGTTGGTTAtgtacgctgctgctgctggaaaGCTTTGTGTTTGTGGTACAGCAGCAGGTAGATGAAGGACTCGCTGAGAATGAGATCAGTCAACAGCTCAGCAATGAGGACAGAAGACAGAATCCACCTCAGACAGACTCTCTGAGAGATGAAGCTTCGACTGACAGCcaacaatactgccatctgagCTTCTCTGACATCCACGCAGCACTGAGAGAGCTGACCGCCACCGTTACAGAGCAGAAAGCCCACATCAGAGCTTTAGAGACACAGCTGAAGGAACAACAGACATTCATCCTGGAAGAGCTGAACAAGAAAACTGATG AAATTTCAAATCTTACTGAGAGTCAAGTGGAGGAGCTGAGAAAGGAAAATAGAG acagagagatagcaTTTTCAGCTTCACTGATGGAGTCTGGCGGTGGACATATCGGTCCTTTCAGCACTGACATCACACTAACCTACAGGAACGTCTTCACAAACATAGGGAACGCCTACAACCCAATTACAG GTATTTTCACAGCTCCACTGAAAGGAGCGTACATGTTCAACTTCTCTATCTATGGTGCTGGTCATCCCTCAACTCCATCAAGTGCCTCCATTATGAAGAACGGAGAGAAGGTGGTTGTAGCACATGCTCATCAGGCTCAGTACGTTGTAAACTCCTCAAATGGAGTTGTGTTGATTCTGGAGGTTGGAGATGTCGTCTATGTGAGACTTTGGTCTGGAGCAAGTATATATGATAACGAGTATAACCACAGCACTTTCAGTGGTTACCTACTGTTTGCCTTAAAATAA
- the LOC131538149 gene encoding uncharacterized protein LOC131538149 isoform X1, which produces MKGWLCTLLLLESFVFVVQQQVDEGLAENEISQQLSNEDRRQNPPQTDSLRDEASTDSQQYCHLSFSDIHAALRELTATVTEQKAHIRALETQLKEQQTFILEELNKKTDALETQLRDAEKTAEQQTVILEELNKKTDEISNLTESQVEELRKENRDREIAFSASLMESGGGHIGPFSTDITLTYRNVFTNIGNAYNPITGIFTAPLKGAYMFNFSIYGAGHPSTPSSASIMKNGEKVVVAHAHQAQYVVNSSNGVVLILEVGDVVYVRLWSGASIYDNEYNHSTFSGYLLFALK; this is translated from the exons ATGAAGGGTTGGTTAtgtacgctgctgctgctggaaaGCTTTGTGTTTGTGGTACAGCAGCAGGTAGATGAAGGACTCGCTGAGAATGAGATCAGTCAACAGCTCAGCAATGAGGACAGAAGACAGAATCCACCTCAGACAGACTCTCTGAGAGATGAAGCTTCGACTGACAGCcaacaatactgccatctgagCTTCTCTGACATCCACGCAGCACTGAGAGAGCTGACCGCCACCGTTACAGAGCAGAAAGCCCACATCAGAGCTTTAGAGACACAGCTGAAGGAACAACAGACATTCATCCTGGAAGAGCTGAACAAGAAAACTGATG CCTTAGAGACGCAACTGAGGGACGCAGAGAAAACTGCAGAACAACAGACGGTCATCCTGGAAGAGCTGAACAAGAAAACTGATG AAATTTCAAATCTTACTGAGAGTCAAGTGGAGGAGCTGAGAAAGGAAAATAGAG acagagagatagcaTTTTCAGCTTCACTGATGGAGTCTGGCGGTGGACATATCGGTCCTTTCAGCACTGACATCACACTAACCTACAGGAACGTCTTCACAAACATAGGGAACGCCTACAACCCAATTACAG GTATTTTCACAGCTCCACTGAAAGGAGCGTACATGTTCAACTTCTCTATCTATGGTGCTGGTCATCCCTCAACTCCATCAAGTGCCTCCATTATGAAGAACGGAGAGAAGGTGGTTGTAGCACATGCTCATCAGGCTCAGTACGTTGTAAACTCCTCAAATGGAGTTGTGTTGATTCTGGAGGTTGGAGATGTCGTCTATGTGAGACTTTGGTCTGGAGCAAGTATATATGATAACGAGTATAACCACAGCACTTTCAGTGGTTACCTACTGTTTGCCTTAAAATAA